A stretch of the Amycolatopsis sp. BJA-103 genome encodes the following:
- the hpaE gene encoding 5-carboxymethyl-2-hydroxymuconate semialdehyde dehydrogenase → MTTTTPRPIPDGVPERIRHYIGGELVDSADGAVFDVLDPVTNEVYVRAAAGKKADIDRAVAAARKAFTEGPWPKLVPRERSRVLNRIADLVESRDKRLAALESFDSGLPISQALGQARRAAENFRFFADLIVAQADDTYKVPGRQVNYVNRKPIGVAGLITPWNTPFMLESWKLAPALATGNTVVLKPAEFTPLSASLWAEIFEEAGLPPGVFNLVNGFGEDAGDALVKHPDVPLISFTGESGTGSLIFGNAAPFLKGLSMELGGKSPAIVFADADLETAIDATIFGVFSLNGERCTAGSRILVERAIYDEFVERYAAQAKRVVVGDPSDPATEVGALVHPEHYDKVMKYIEIGKTEGRLVAGGGRPDGFPAGNYVAPTVFADVKPDARIFQEEIFGPVVAITPFDSEEEALELANNTKYGLAAYVWTNDLKRAHNFAQSVEAGMVWLNSNNVRDLRTPFGGVKASGLGHEGGYRSIDFYTDQQAVHINLGEVHNPAFGKR, encoded by the coding sequence TTGACCACCACGACTCCCCGGCCGATCCCGGACGGTGTCCCGGAGCGGATCCGGCACTACATCGGCGGCGAGCTCGTCGATTCGGCCGACGGCGCCGTCTTCGACGTGCTCGACCCGGTGACCAACGAGGTCTACGTGCGGGCCGCCGCGGGCAAGAAGGCCGACATCGATCGCGCCGTCGCCGCCGCGCGGAAGGCGTTCACCGAGGGACCGTGGCCGAAACTGGTTCCGCGCGAGCGATCCCGGGTGCTGAACCGCATCGCCGATCTCGTCGAATCGCGGGACAAGCGGCTGGCCGCGCTGGAGAGTTTCGACTCGGGCCTGCCGATCTCGCAGGCGCTGGGCCAGGCCCGCCGGGCCGCGGAGAACTTCCGGTTCTTCGCCGATCTGATCGTCGCGCAGGCCGACGACACCTACAAGGTGCCCGGCCGCCAGGTCAACTACGTCAACCGCAAGCCGATCGGTGTCGCCGGGCTGATCACGCCGTGGAACACGCCGTTCATGCTGGAGTCGTGGAAACTCGCCCCCGCGCTGGCGACCGGGAACACCGTGGTGCTCAAGCCCGCCGAGTTCACCCCGCTTTCGGCGTCGCTGTGGGCGGAGATCTTCGAGGAGGCCGGGCTGCCCCCGGGCGTGTTCAACCTCGTCAACGGTTTCGGCGAGGACGCCGGCGACGCGCTGGTGAAGCATCCGGACGTCCCGCTGATCTCGTTCACCGGCGAGAGCGGCACCGGCAGCCTGATCTTCGGGAACGCGGCGCCGTTCCTCAAAGGACTGTCGATGGAGCTGGGCGGCAAGTCGCCCGCCATCGTCTTCGCCGACGCCGATCTGGAGACCGCGATCGACGCGACGATCTTCGGCGTGTTCTCGCTCAACGGCGAACGCTGCACCGCGGGCAGCCGGATCCTCGTCGAGCGCGCGATCTACGACGAGTTCGTCGAACGCTACGCCGCGCAGGCCAAGCGCGTGGTCGTGGGCGACCCGAGCGACCCGGCGACCGAGGTCGGCGCGCTGGTGCACCCCGAGCACTACGACAAGGTCATGAAGTACATCGAGATCGGGAAGACCGAAGGCAGGCTGGTCGCCGGTGGCGGCCGTCCGGACGGCTTCCCGGCCGGGAACTACGTGGCGCCGACGGTGTTCGCCGACGTCAAACCGGACGCCCGGATCTTCCAGGAGGAGATCTTCGGCCCGGTCGTCGCGATCACGCCGTTCGACAGCGAAGAAGAGGCGCTCGAACTCGCGAACAACACGAAGTACGGGCTCGCGGCCTACGTCTGGACCAACGACCTCAAGCGGGCGCACAACTTCGCGCAGTCCGTCGAGGCCGGGATGGTGTGGCTCAACTCGAACAACGTCCGTGACCTGCGCACGCCGTTCGGCGGCGTCAAGGCGTCCGGGCTGGGCCACGAGGGCGGCTACCGCTCGATCGACTTCTACACCGACCAGCAGGCGGTGCACATCAATCTCGGCGAGGTGCACAACCCCGCCTTCGGCAAGCGCTGA
- the hpaD gene encoding 3,4-dihydroxyphenylacetate 2,3-dioxygenase, translating into MNPIPTPSSPPPDVLRCAYMELVVTDLARSRAFYADVLGLTVTEEDDTTVSLRTIDEFIHHNLVLRQGPVAAVAAFSYRVRSPEDLDKAVAFYTELGCRVERREDGYTKGIGDSVRVQDPLGFPIEFFHDVQHVERLGWRYDLHLPGALVRLDHFNQVTPDVPLAVKHMEDLNFRVTEDIQDDQGVTYAAWMRRKPTVHDTAMTGGDGPRMHHVAFATHEKHNILSICDKLGSLRMSDHIERGPGRHGVSNAFYLYLRDPDGHRVEIYTQDYYTGDPDNPVVTWDVHDNQRRDWWGTPVVPSWYTDASLVLDLDGKPQPVVARTEESELAVTIGADGFSYTRKGDDDGELPAWKQGEYKLGNQL; encoded by the coding sequence ATGAACCCGATCCCCACGCCGTCGTCGCCACCGCCGGACGTCCTGCGCTGCGCGTACATGGAGCTCGTCGTCACCGATCTGGCCCGCTCGCGCGCGTTCTACGCCGACGTCCTCGGCCTGACGGTGACCGAAGAAGACGACACCACGGTCAGCCTCCGCACGATCGACGAGTTCATCCACCACAACCTCGTGCTGCGCCAGGGCCCGGTCGCCGCGGTCGCGGCGTTCTCCTACCGGGTCCGGTCTCCCGAGGATCTGGACAAGGCCGTCGCGTTCTACACGGAGCTGGGCTGCCGCGTCGAACGCCGCGAAGACGGCTACACCAAGGGCATCGGCGACTCAGTACGCGTGCAGGACCCGCTCGGCTTCCCGATCGAGTTCTTCCACGACGTCCAGCACGTCGAGCGGCTCGGCTGGCGCTACGACCTGCACCTGCCGGGCGCACTGGTGCGGCTCGACCACTTCAACCAGGTCACCCCGGACGTCCCGCTCGCGGTGAAGCACATGGAAGACCTCAATTTCCGTGTCACCGAGGACATCCAGGACGATCAGGGCGTCACCTACGCGGCCTGGATGCGCCGCAAGCCGACCGTGCACGACACCGCGATGACCGGTGGTGACGGACCGCGGATGCACCACGTCGCGTTCGCCACGCACGAGAAGCACAACATCCTGTCCATTTGCGACAAACTCGGCTCGCTGCGGATGTCGGACCACATCGAACGCGGCCCCGGCAGGCACGGCGTCTCGAACGCGTTCTATCTCTACCTGCGCGACCCGGACGGGCACCGCGTCGAGATCTACACGCAGGACTACTACACCGGCGACCCCGACAACCCGGTCGTCACCTGGGACGTGCACGACAACCAGCGCCGCGACTGGTGGGGCACGCCGGTGGTCCCGTCCTGGTACACCGACGCGTCGCTGGTGCTCGACCTCGACGGCAAACCGCAGCCGGTGGTCGCGAGGACCGAGGAGAGCGAACTGGCGGTCACCATCGGCGCGGACGGCTTCTCCTACACCCGCAAGGGTGACGACGACGGGGAACTGCCTGCCTGGAAACAAGGCGAGTACAAACTCGGCAACCAGCTCTGA
- the hpaH gene encoding 2-oxo-hept-4-ene-1,7-dioate hydratase has translation MLEQETITAIADELAAAEAARETIPLLTARYPDMTVEDSYAVQNEWRRRGIEAGRRPVGRKIGLTSKVMQAATGITEPDYGAIFADMVFENGSVIEHSRFSNVRIEVELAFVLRDSLSGPDATVFDVLRATEYVVPALEILSSRIEMAGRTIVDTISDNAAMGGMVYGGNPVAVDAVDLRWVSALLYRNETIEESGVAAAVLNHPANGVAWLANKLAQHGDKLDPGDIVLAGSFTRPMWVHPGDTVTADYRDLGAITCRFV, from the coding sequence ATGCTCGAACAGGAAACCATCACCGCGATCGCCGACGAACTGGCGGCCGCCGAAGCGGCCCGTGAGACGATTCCGCTGCTGACGGCGCGCTATCCGGACATGACCGTCGAGGACTCCTACGCCGTGCAGAACGAGTGGCGGCGCCGGGGCATCGAAGCGGGGCGCCGTCCGGTCGGCCGCAAGATCGGGCTCACGTCGAAGGTCATGCAGGCCGCCACCGGGATCACCGAACCGGACTACGGCGCCATTTTCGCGGACATGGTGTTCGAGAACGGCTCCGTGATCGAGCACAGCCGGTTCTCGAACGTGCGCATCGAAGTCGAGCTGGCCTTCGTGCTCCGTGACTCGCTTTCCGGTCCGGACGCCACGGTGTTCGACGTCCTGCGCGCGACCGAGTACGTCGTACCCGCGCTGGAGATCCTGTCCTCGCGCATCGAAATGGCGGGACGGACGATCGTGGACACGATCAGCGACAACGCGGCCATGGGCGGGATGGTCTACGGCGGCAACCCGGTCGCCGTGGACGCCGTCGACCTCCGCTGGGTCTCGGCACTGCTGTACCGCAACGAAACCATCGAAGAGTCCGGCGTCGCCGCCGCGGTGCTGAACCATCCCGCGAACGGTGTCGCCTGGCTGGCGAACAAACTCGCGCAGCACGGCGACAAACTCGACCCGGGCGACATCGTGCTGGCCGGATCGTTCACCCGGCCGATGTGGGTGCACCCCGGCGACACCGTGACCGCCGACTACCGGGACCTGGGGGCGATCACATGCCGCTTCGTCTAG
- a CDS encoding HpcH/HpaI aldolase family protein: MPLRLAPTFRERLAEATRPQIGMWVTSGSPVVAEICAGSGLDWLLVDTEHSPVGLETVQSLLQTIAAYPITPMVRAPSGDAVALKRLLDLGAQNILVPMVDSADEAEAVVRAVRYPPRGVRGVGSALSRSARWNRVEGYLTNADDFTSLFVQIESTAGVAAAAEIAAVDGVDGVFVGPSDLAASMGLLGQQTHADVTAAVLGTFESVRAQGKPVGVNAFDPAQARRYLDAGASFVLVGADVSLLAQGSEALARRHSG, encoded by the coding sequence ATGCCGCTTCGTCTAGCGCCCACGTTCCGGGAGCGGCTGGCCGAGGCCACGCGGCCGCAGATCGGCATGTGGGTCACGTCGGGCAGCCCGGTCGTCGCGGAGATCTGCGCGGGCTCCGGGCTCGACTGGCTGCTGGTCGACACCGAGCACTCCCCCGTCGGGCTGGAGACGGTGCAGTCGTTGCTGCAGACGATCGCCGCGTACCCCATCACCCCGATGGTGCGCGCCCCGTCCGGCGACGCGGTCGCGCTGAAACGCCTGCTCGACCTGGGCGCGCAGAACATTCTCGTGCCGATGGTCGACAGCGCGGATGAAGCGGAGGCCGTCGTCCGGGCAGTGCGGTATCCGCCGCGAGGCGTGCGCGGTGTCGGCAGCGCTCTCTCCCGCTCCGCGCGCTGGAACCGGGTCGAGGGCTACCTGACGAACGCCGACGACTTCACGTCGTTGTTCGTCCAGATCGAGTCGACGGCGGGTGTCGCGGCCGCCGCCGAGATCGCCGCAGTCGACGGCGTCGACGGCGTGTTCGTCGGGCCGTCCGATCTGGCCGCCTCGATGGGGCTGCTCGGACAGCAGACGCACGCCGACGTCACGGCGGCCGTCCTGGGCACGTTCGAATCAGTCCGGGCGCAGGGAAAGCCGGTCGGGGTCAACGCGTTCGACCCCGCGCAGGCGCGACGCTACCTCGACGCCGGCGCTTCGTTCGTGCTGGTCGGTGCGGATGTTTCCTTGCTGGCGCAGGGTTCGGAGGCCCTGGCGCGGCGGCATTCGGGGTGA
- a CDS encoding SDR family NAD(P)-dependent oxidoreductase — MKKVVAITGGGTGIGAAVARRYADEGAQVVVLGRRREPLEKVAAETGAYVVTCDASEREAAESAVAEIVGKFGRLDVVVANAGGHGLSSVVDTGDEEWELALRSNLSSAFVFCRATLPSLVETGGQVVIVSSLAGLFAGPNVAGYTVAKHALIGLTRSIARDYGPKGVRANAVCPGWVRTPMADGEMDQFAEAAGFTGGHAEGYRRVTAEVPLRRPAEPEEIASIVRFLGSSESSYITGAVIVADGGAHAVDLPTLAFERAGMGS; from the coding sequence GTGAAGAAGGTTGTCGCGATCACGGGTGGCGGTACCGGTATCGGCGCGGCGGTCGCCCGCCGGTACGCCGACGAGGGCGCCCAGGTGGTGGTCCTCGGACGTCGGCGCGAGCCGCTGGAGAAGGTGGCGGCCGAAACCGGCGCGTACGTCGTCACCTGTGACGCCAGCGAACGCGAAGCGGCCGAGAGCGCCGTAGCGGAGATCGTCGGCAAGTTCGGCAGGCTGGACGTCGTGGTGGCCAACGCGGGCGGGCACGGCCTGTCTTCGGTGGTCGACACCGGTGACGAGGAGTGGGAACTGGCGCTGCGCTCGAACCTGTCCAGCGCCTTCGTGTTCTGCCGGGCCACGCTGCCCTCGCTGGTCGAAACCGGTGGGCAGGTGGTCATCGTGTCGTCGCTGGCCGGGTTGTTCGCCGGGCCCAACGTCGCCGGGTACACCGTTGCGAAGCATGCCTTGATCGGGCTGACCCGCTCGATCGCCCGCGACTACGGGCCGAAGGGCGTCCGCGCGAACGCCGTCTGCCCCGGCTGGGTGCGGACCCCGATGGCGGACGGCGAGATGGACCAGTTCGCCGAGGCCGCGGGCTTCACCGGCGGGCACGCCGAGGGCTACCGCCGGGTCACCGCCGAGGTCCCGCTGCGCCGTCCCGCCGAGCCGGAGGAGATCGCGTCGATCGTGCGGTTCCTGGGTTCTTCGGAGTCGTCGTACATCACCGGCGCGGTGATCGTCGCCGACGGCGGCGCGCACGCCGTCGACCTCCCGACGCTGGCCTTCGAACGGGCGGGCATGGGCTCTTAG
- a CDS encoding SDR family NAD(P)-dependent oxidoreductase, protein MRLDLAGKAVLVTGAASGIGLACVQAFLAEGARVGALDRAPVPTLADGLLAVHADVTDERSVAAAVDAVATRFGGIDVVVGCAGISGPVGTPVAETSAADFTELMAVNVTGQFLLVKHAAPWLTAANGSVVLLASDSAFTSAPGMVPYCASKGAVVAMTRALAVDLPGVRVNCVCPSVVDTPMARGDLGEALDDPAFPVQAPEDVADQVLYLASARSRTINGQAVLADFGVSARSGFPA, encoded by the coding sequence ATGCGACTGGATCTCGCGGGCAAGGCCGTGCTGGTGACCGGCGCGGCGTCCGGTATCGGCCTTGCCTGCGTCCAGGCGTTCCTGGCCGAAGGCGCGCGGGTCGGCGCCCTCGACCGGGCACCCGTGCCCACCCTGGCCGACGGCCTCCTGGCGGTCCACGCCGACGTGACCGACGAGCGGTCGGTGGCCGCCGCGGTCGACGCCGTGGCCACCCGGTTCGGCGGGATCGACGTCGTCGTCGGCTGCGCCGGGATCTCCGGCCCGGTGGGGACACCGGTCGCCGAAACCTCGGCGGCGGACTTCACCGAGCTGATGGCGGTCAACGTCACCGGCCAGTTCCTGCTGGTCAAACACGCCGCGCCGTGGCTCACCGCGGCGAACGGCTCGGTCGTCCTGCTGGCCAGCGACTCGGCGTTCACCAGCGCGCCCGGCATGGTGCCCTACTGCGCCTCGAAGGGTGCCGTGGTCGCGATGACCAGGGCGCTCGCGGTCGATCTGCCCGGCGTCCGGGTCAACTGCGTCTGCCCGTCGGTGGTCGACACCCCGATGGCGCGCGGCGATCTCGGCGAGGCTCTCGACGATCCCGCCTTCCCGGTGCAGGCTCCTGAAGACGTCGCCGACCAGGTGCTCTATCTCGCGTCCGCGCGTTCGCGGACGATCAACGGCCAGGCCGTGCTCGCCGACTTCGGCGTCTCGGCCCGTTCGGGTTTTCCCGCTTAG
- a CDS encoding primary-amine oxidase: MTRPHPLDPLTADELSAGREILAAEGLLTATTRFPAVLPVEPDKADADADRRVQYTLLDTATGQARDVVVSLTKSALVSSEDCGDGQPAYLFEEYDLAASITKASPEWRAAMERRGLADRIQHAFCAPLAPGFFGRPDETGRVIRSLTFLRDDESDSPWAHPVEGLIVHINLTEQRVLRVEDEGDVPVPPEHGRYGDAPARTTLKPIEITQPEGPSFTVDGNEVTWEGWKLRVGFNAREGLTLHRISFQDRSVLHRASVPEMVVPYGDTAPGRFWISYFDAGEYLLGKNGNDLRLGCDCLGVIHYFPAFVADDHGHPVEIPRAICMHEEDYGILWKHTDLDGRAEVRRSRRLVISSISTIGNYDYGFFWYLYLDGTVELEAKATGIVFAGAAHSGTKHPHANEIAPGLFAPVHQHLFCARLDVAIDGERNSLVEIDVERVPMGEQNPYGNAFTWKENPLRTEQEAQRHADPAKARVWEIRSAERTNRLGTPTAYQLVPRPSATLMAQPESSVHQRATFATRHLWATPYRADERFPAGDRPNAHPGGAGLPAWTAADRDLTDTDLVLWHVFGPTHIPRPEDWPVMPVDYSGFSLRPYGFLDRNPALDLPSGAADEHCSAHDH, from the coding sequence ATGACCAGGCCGCATCCGCTCGACCCGCTGACCGCCGACGAACTCTCCGCAGGCCGCGAGATCCTGGCCGCCGAGGGCCTGCTCACCGCGACCACGCGGTTCCCGGCGGTACTGCCGGTCGAGCCGGACAAAGCCGACGCCGACGCCGATCGGCGCGTCCAGTACACGCTCCTGGACACCGCGACCGGGCAGGCCCGCGACGTCGTCGTCTCGCTGACCAAGAGCGCGCTCGTCTCGTCCGAGGACTGCGGCGACGGTCAGCCCGCGTACCTGTTCGAGGAGTACGACCTCGCCGCGTCGATCACCAAGGCGTCGCCGGAATGGCGGGCCGCGATGGAGCGGCGCGGGCTCGCCGACCGGATCCAGCACGCGTTCTGCGCCCCACTGGCGCCCGGTTTCTTCGGCAGGCCCGACGAGACCGGCCGGGTCATCCGGTCACTGACCTTCCTGCGCGACGACGAGTCGGACAGCCCGTGGGCGCACCCCGTCGAGGGCCTGATCGTGCACATCAACCTCACCGAACAGCGCGTCCTCCGGGTCGAGGACGAGGGCGACGTGCCCGTCCCGCCGGAGCACGGCCGCTACGGCGACGCCCCGGCGCGCACCACGCTCAAGCCGATCGAGATCACCCAGCCCGAGGGCCCCAGTTTCACCGTCGACGGCAACGAGGTCACCTGGGAGGGCTGGAAGCTGCGGGTCGGGTTCAACGCCCGCGAGGGCCTGACGCTGCACCGGATCTCGTTCCAGGACCGCTCGGTGCTCCACCGGGCGTCGGTGCCGGAGATGGTGGTGCCCTACGGCGACACCGCGCCGGGCCGGTTCTGGATCAGCTACTTCGACGCGGGTGAGTACCTGCTCGGCAAGAACGGCAACGACCTGCGGCTGGGCTGCGACTGCCTCGGCGTCATCCACTACTTCCCCGCGTTCGTCGCCGACGACCACGGGCACCCGGTCGAGATCCCCCGCGCGATCTGCATGCACGAGGAGGACTACGGGATCCTGTGGAAGCACACGGATCTCGACGGCCGCGCCGAGGTCCGCCGCTCGCGACGGCTGGTGATCTCGTCGATCTCCACCATCGGCAACTACGACTACGGGTTCTTCTGGTACCTCTACCTCGACGGCACCGTGGAACTCGAGGCGAAGGCCACCGGCATCGTGTTCGCCGGCGCCGCGCACTCCGGCACAAAACACCCGCACGCCAACGAGATCGCGCCCGGGCTGTTCGCGCCGGTGCACCAGCACCTGTTCTGCGCGCGGCTGGACGTGGCGATCGACGGCGAACGCAACTCGCTCGTCGAGATCGACGTCGAGCGGGTGCCGATGGGCGAGCAGAACCCGTACGGGAACGCCTTCACCTGGAAGGAGAACCCGCTGCGGACCGAGCAGGAGGCGCAGCGGCACGCCGATCCGGCCAAGGCGCGGGTCTGGGAGATCCGCAGCGCGGAGCGGACCAACCGGCTCGGTACGCCGACGGCGTACCAGCTCGTGCCCCGCCCGTCCGCGACCCTGATGGCGCAACCGGAATCGAGTGTCCACCAGCGGGCGACGTTCGCCACCCGTCACCTGTGGGCCACGCCGTACCGCGCCGACGAACGCTTCCCCGCCGGTGACCGGCCGAACGCGCATCCGGGCGGGGCTGGCCTGCCCGCATGGACCGCCGCCGACCGGGATCTCACCGACACCGACCTCGTGCTGTGGCACGTGTTCGGCCCGACCCACATCCCGCGTCCGGAGGACTGGCCGGTCATGCCTGTCGACTACTCCGGTTTCTCCTTGCGCCCTTACGGATTCCTGGACCGCAATCCGGCCTTGGACCTGCCTTCCGGCGCCGCTGACGAGCACTGTTCCGCCCACGATCACTAG
- a CDS encoding molybdenum cofactor biosynthesis F family protein → MPELTLSDTSTWLPLDGLAPGFDANKAPTVGDLHGRTFELACEDGTRFTAGFSGTRIEWTYHGTGTDRCETFLVDDDLYYVQFHPQARQEEAFTLLLDLRRGRALLVLSKIGDTSPRVTQTFLAATIGGIDPSGESLAPTTSLVGRRVLWVYSTAHAYEHVYLSPHWYTWQCLAGPEKGLADTDENSVYELRPGIYVFAWREKVIPCASVTVADHRDAKRLRSHGVLFGLDATGNTPTHFTFGAHGKLLSTTVHPEAYDPAGS, encoded by the coding sequence ATGCCCGAACTGACCCTGTCCGACACGTCCACCTGGCTGCCGCTGGACGGCCTCGCCCCCGGTTTCGACGCGAACAAGGCCCCCACGGTCGGCGACCTGCACGGCCGCACCTTCGAACTCGCCTGCGAAGACGGCACCAGGTTCACCGCCGGCTTCTCCGGCACCCGGATCGAGTGGACCTACCACGGCACCGGCACCGACCGCTGCGAGACGTTCCTGGTCGACGACGACCTCTACTACGTCCAGTTCCACCCGCAGGCGCGGCAGGAAGAGGCGTTCACCCTGCTGCTCGACCTGCGCCGCGGCCGCGCGCTCCTGGTGCTGAGCAAGATCGGCGACACCTCGCCCCGCGTCACGCAGACGTTCCTGGCCGCCACGATCGGCGGCATCGACCCCAGCGGCGAGTCGCTCGCCCCGACCACGTCACTGGTCGGACGCCGGGTGCTGTGGGTGTACAGCACCGCGCACGCCTACGAGCACGTGTACCTCAGCCCGCACTGGTACACCTGGCAGTGCCTGGCCGGCCCGGAGAAGGGACTCGCGGACACCGACGAGAACTCGGTCTACGAACTGCGGCCGGGCATCTACGTCTTCGCGTGGCGGGAGAAGGTGATCCCGTGTGCCTCCGTGACCGTCGCCGACCACCGCGACGCGAAGCGGCTGCGTTCGCACGGTGTCCTTTTCGGACTGGACGCCACCGGGAACACCCCGACCCACTTCACCTTCGGCGCGCACGGCAAGCTGCTGAGCACCACCGTGCACCCCGAGGCGTACGACCCCGCCGGGAGCTGA
- a CDS encoding amidohydrolase, protein MTADLILTNATVYTVDGVRPWASSLAIKDGLVLSLEEIERGPSTEVVDLEGAFVMPGLVDVHNHHALAGRSALFELNFGLDAGLDDILAAVRSRAEGLGPDEWVVGGAWASTLVSTLSRSSARHALDEAAGGRPVMLADDSRHNRWVSSRALELAGITASTPDPAGGEIVRDPSTGEPVGVLLEAAGVPVERALSETRTLTAEQHVAASRHGIGTLHSYGVTAFQDAGVSSDILRALKTLDDAGELRAWVVSSLLINDPIFGFDPIGAPLLEVAGQYRGEHHRPDFVKIFLDGVPPTRTAAFLEPYLPDDAHGACHHGATTMPGDELVGWLRTAAAAGLSAKVHCTGDASVRATLDAVEKVRGEGFTEARFQVAHGQFVHPDDLPRFASLGVAADISPFLWVPGVIPAAIAEVLPGERAGRMQPNRSLLDEGALVAGGSDWPVSESPNAWEGIHGLVTRQDPTGTFPGALWPEQAITLAEAVEVFTLAAARAMGLGDVTGSLVPGKSADFVVLDRDPFKTDPNALVKTKVTQTWFAGHRVYHRA, encoded by the coding sequence TTGACCGCCGACCTCATTCTCACCAACGCCACGGTGTACACAGTGGACGGTGTCCGACCATGGGCGTCTTCACTGGCGATCAAGGACGGCCTGGTGCTGTCCCTGGAGGAAATCGAACGCGGGCCGAGTACCGAGGTCGTCGATCTCGAAGGCGCGTTCGTGATGCCCGGACTGGTCGACGTGCACAACCACCACGCCCTCGCCGGTCGCTCGGCCCTGTTCGAGCTGAACTTCGGCCTCGACGCCGGCCTCGACGACATCCTCGCCGCGGTCCGCTCGCGGGCTGAGGGCCTCGGCCCCGACGAGTGGGTGGTCGGGGGCGCATGGGCGTCCACTTTGGTCAGTACCCTTTCGCGGTCTTCGGCCCGGCACGCGCTCGACGAAGCCGCGGGTGGCCGTCCGGTCATGCTCGCGGACGACAGCAGGCACAACCGCTGGGTGAGCAGCCGTGCACTGGAACTCGCGGGTATCACCGCGTCGACACCCGATCCGGCGGGCGGGGAGATCGTCCGCGACCCGTCGACCGGTGAGCCCGTCGGCGTCCTGCTCGAGGCGGCGGGCGTCCCCGTCGAACGGGCGCTCAGCGAGACACGGACCCTCACCGCGGAGCAGCACGTGGCCGCGTCGCGGCACGGGATCGGCACGCTGCACTCGTACGGGGTCACCGCGTTCCAGGACGCCGGGGTCTCCTCGGACATCCTGCGCGCGCTGAAGACACTCGACGACGCGGGCGAACTGCGCGCGTGGGTCGTGTCGTCGTTGCTGATCAACGACCCGATCTTCGGTTTCGACCCGATCGGCGCGCCGCTGCTGGAGGTCGCCGGGCAGTATCGCGGTGAGCACCACCGTCCCGACTTCGTGAAGATCTTCCTCGACGGCGTCCCGCCGACGCGTACCGCCGCCTTCCTGGAGCCGTACCTGCCGGACGACGCGCACGGCGCCTGTCATCACGGCGCCACCACCATGCCGGGCGACGAACTCGTGGGCTGGCTGCGCACCGCGGCCGCGGCCGGGCTCTCGGCCAAGGTCCACTGCACCGGGGACGCGTCGGTGCGCGCGACGCTGGACGCCGTCGAAAAGGTGCGTGGCGAGGGCTTCACCGAAGCCCGTTTCCAGGTCGCGCACGGCCAGTTCGTCCACCCCGACGACCTCCCGCGCTTCGCCTCGCTGGGTGTCGCCGCGGACATCTCGCCGTTCCTGTGGGTCCCCGGCGTCATCCCGGCGGCCATCGCGGAGGTGCTGCCCGGTGAGCGGGCCGGGCGGATGCAGCCGAACCGGTCTCTGCTGGACGAAGGCGCGCTGGTCGCCGGCGGTTCGGACTGGCCGGTCAGCGAGTCCCCGAACGCGTGGGAGGGCATCCACGGCCTCGTCACCCGCCAGGACCCGACCGGCACGTTCCCCGGGGCGCTGTGGCCGGAGCAGGCGATCACCCTTGCCGAGGCTGTCGAGGTCTTCACCCTCGCCGCCGCTCGCGCGATGGGGCTCGGCGACGTCACCGGCTCGCTGGTACCCGGGAAGTCCGCCGATTTCGTGGTTCTCGACCGTGATCCGTTCAAAACCGATCCGAACGCTCTCGTCAAGACAAAGGTGACACAAACGTGGTTCGCCGGGCACCGCGTGTATCACCGCGCCTGA
- a CDS encoding TetR/AcrR family transcriptional regulator, with protein sequence MPKIIDHDERRSHIVDVTWDLITQGGIEAATMREIAAAAGFANGALKLYFPSKEDIIEATYERALGMMREYVELDELRGLVALRELCVSSMPIDEDRIAAGRVLLTFWQLSLTNPKLQDKYLEHIRSWRGLLHRYLTEGREDGDIVTETPDEQLVDEVVLINAGSNVMSLVAGEFSTVALQRQHLESFFARLARP encoded by the coding sequence ATGCCGAAGATCATCGACCACGACGAGCGGCGAAGTCACATCGTCGACGTCACCTGGGATTTGATCACCCAGGGCGGGATCGAGGCCGCCACCATGCGTGAGATCGCGGCCGCGGCAGGCTTCGCCAACGGCGCGCTCAAGCTGTACTTCCCGAGCAAGGAAGACATCATCGAGGCCACCTACGAACGCGCGCTCGGGATGATGCGCGAGTACGTGGAACTGGACGAACTGCGCGGGCTGGTCGCGCTCCGCGAGCTGTGCGTCTCGTCGATGCCGATCGACGAGGACCGCATCGCCGCGGGGCGCGTCCTGCTCACCTTCTGGCAGCTCTCGCTGACCAACCCGAAACTTCAGGACAAGTACCTCGAACACATCCGCTCGTGGCGGGGCCTGCTGCACCGGTACCTCACCGAGGGCCGGGAGGACGGCGACATCGTCACCGAGACCCCCGACGAGCAACTGGTCGACGAGGTCGTGCTGATCAACGCCGGGTCGAACGTGATGAGCCTGGTCGCCGGGGAGTTCTCGACGGTCGCTTTGCAGCGGCAGCACCTGGAGTCGTTCTTCGCCCGCCTGGCCCGCCCCTGA